The DNA window CGGGGAGAGTGGCACGGGCAAGGGCGTGCTCGCGCGGGCGCTGCATTCGATGAGCTCGCGGCGGCGGCGGCCCTTCGTCACGGTGAACTGCCCCACGCTGTCGGAGCAGCTCCTGGCGAGTGAGCTGTTCGGGCATGTGCGCGGGGCCTTCACGGGCGCGGTGAAGGACCAGCCGGGGCGCGTGGAGCAGGCGGAGGGCGGCACGCTGTTCCTGGATGAAATCGCGGAGATGAGCCCGTCGCTCCAGGCGCAGTTGCTGCGGTTCCTGCAGGAGAAGCAGTTCGAGCGGCTGGGCGAAGGGCGCACGCGCAAGGCGGACGTGCGCGTGGTGGCGGCGACGAATCGCGACCTGGAGAAGGACGTGGCCGAGGGACGGTTCCGCGAGGACTTGTTCTATCGGCTCAACGTCATCGAGGTGAAGCTGCCGGCGCTGCGGGAGCGGCCGGAGGACCTGTTGCCGCTGGCGCGGCGGTTCGTGACGTTCTTCGCGAAGACGGCGCAGCGGCCGGTGACACCGGAGCTGTCGCCCGCGACGGAGCGGATGTTGTTGGCGTACCCCTGGCCAGGCAACGTGCGCGAGATGCGCAACGCGGTGGAGCGGGCGCTCATCGTGTGGCCCGCGGGGGTGTTGGAGCCGCAAGCATTTCCGGAGCGAATCGCCGCGGCGGCGGGCTCCGTGGTGACGCTGGGCGGGCCCCACACGCTGGAGGAAGTGGAGCGCGAGCATACGCTCCGCGTCATGGCCTCCGCGCCCACGCTGGATGAGGCCGCGAAGGTGCTGGGCATCGACGCGTCCACGCTGTGGCGCAAGCGCAAGAAGTACGAATCGGGGACATGAGTATTGCGGGGAACACCGCTCCCTGGGTGGGCCCCCCCTCAAGAATTCGTAGGAATTCCGGCAATTAAATAGGGTTGGGGCGTGAGCGTTGAAAGGCCCGAGCGTTCCGCGCCGGGGGGTGCCCACCCATGCAGCCGTGCCCGCAGGAATCGACCCTGACAGACCTTCTCTCGGGCCTGCTGGCCGGAGAGCAGCGCGTCCAAGTCCTCGCTCATGTCGAGGCGTGTTCGGGCTGTCGCTGGGTCCTCGCCGCGGGTGGAGGGACCGAGACGCAAGTCGCGGGCGCGTCCTCTTCGACCGGCGAGAGCCCCTTCCAATCCTTGTCACCTGGCACCCGAGTCTCCCGCTACGTCGTGAGGGCGAAGCTGGGGGCGGGGGCGATGGGGGTGGTGTACGCGGCGGATGACCCGGAGCTGGGGCGCCGCGTCGCGCTCAAGATGTTGCGCCCCGAAGGCAATCACAAGGCAAAGTTGCAGCAGCGCTTGCTGCGCGAGGCCCAGGCGCTCGCGCGGCTCTCGCACCCCAATGTCGTCACTCTTTTCGACGTGGGCATGCACGACGACGGCATCTTCCTGGCGATGGAGCTCATCGATGGCGTCACCCTGAAAGAGTGGATGCAGCGCCGCCATCCCTGGGAGGAGGTCCTCCAGGTCTTCCTCGATGCAGGCAAGGGACTGGAGGCCGCGCATTCGGCGGGGCTGGTGCATCGAGACTTCAAGCCCGCGAACGTCTTGATGGGGAACGACGGGCGCGTCTTCGTGACGGACTTCGGCATCGCCCGCTCCCTCGACCAGAACTCGGAGGAGGACTTCGAGAAGCCGAGTTCGCTCGAGATAAAGCTTCAACCCTCGGACCCGCTCACCCAGACCGGACAGATTCTGGGTACCCCCGCCTATCTGGCACCGGAGCTGGTCCACGGGCAGCGAGGGGACGCCCGCTCCGACGAGTTCAGCTACTGCGTCGCGCTCCACGAAGCGCTCTTCGGCGAGCGTCCGTTCCGGGGGAACACGCTGCATGAGCTGGCCGAGGCCGCGCGGCGCGGAAAGGTGACCTCCCCCCAGGAGGGTGGAACCGTTCCGCCCCATGTCCTGCGCGCCCTCCGCCAAGGGCTCAGCGGAAGACCCGAGGACCGCTTCCCGACCATGCGGGCCTTGCTCGCGGCCCTCGCACCTCTTCCGCGCCGGAAGCACGAGAGGATTTTCGGCGCCGTGCTCCTCACCGGAGTCCTGGGCGCCGTCGCGACCTACGGAGTGGTGGAGTATCAGCGCAAGGCAACCTGTGCGGTGGAGGTCGAGAAATCCCTGGTCGCATGGGGCCCTGTCCAGAGAGAGCAGATGCACGAAGCCTTCCTCGCCACCGGCGTGTTTTATGCCTCTCAAGCCTGGTCAGATCTCGCCATCACCTTGGACGCGTACACCGCGCAGTGGCGAGCACTTCGCACGGAGTCCTGCATGGCCGCGAAGGGAGAGGATGCGCACCAGGCGCAGCAGACCTCCGCGTGCCTCGATGCACGACTCTGGCAGTTCGCCGCCATCACGAATGTGCTGCAGAAGGCGGACACGCCAACCGTCCAGAACGCCCGCCAGATCGCTGCCTCACTCGAGGGACTCAGTGGCTGCCGCGATGCGCAGGGATTCTCCAGCCGTCCGCAACCTCCGGATGGGCTTCGGCCCCAGGTGGATGCGGTCCGAAGCAAGCTGGTGCAGGTTCGAACCCATCATCTCGCGAACCGGCTCACCGAGGCCCTCGCGCTGTCGACAACCCTGATCGAAGAGCAGCAGGGCATTGGTTACAAGCCACTGGAGGCGGAGGTGTTCCTGTCTCATGGAATGCTTCTCTCCAGCCTCGGTAATACGAAGGAAGCCGAAAAGTTCATCTACCCGGCCCTGTGGGCCGCGGAGGCCGCGCACGATGACGAAACTGCGGCACGGGCCTGGCTGGAGGTCGTCACGCTGGAGGCCGGGGCTCCCAGGGCTCGTCCCGATGAGGTGGAGAAGCTCATCCAGCATGCGCGCGCCGCGGTCGCGAGGCTGGGCCGCGAGCGATTCCCAGACATCACGACGGACCTGCATATCAGCTTGGCAACCATCCGGCGGATGCACGGTCAACTCTTCGAAGCGGAGCGGGAGGCGCTCGAGGGACTGGATTTCGCGCGCGAACGCCTCGCCGCCGACAACCTCCGAATCCCCCATCTCATACATGAACTAGGGCAGATCGATTCCATCCAGGGTAACAACAAAGCTGCCCTGCAGAGCCACCGCCAAGCGTTGGAGCTTCGCGAGAAGATTCTGGGCCCCAACAACTCCGCGCTCGCGACCTCCTACAACCAGATCGCCCACGTGTCGTTCATGCTGGGCCTGCGCGCCGAGGCAGTCCAAGCCTCGAACAAGGCCTTGGCCCACCTGGAAGCCTCCTCCTCCCAAGGGATGTCTGTCATGGCGACGACGTTGGTGAACCTTGCCCGCATCGCACGCATCGAGGGGCGGGCCGAGGAAGCCCAGCACCAACTTGACCGGGCCTCCCAACTCCTCGAGCGGATGCGAGCCCCCGATCATATCTCCGTGGTCCATGTCCTCACGGAGCAGGCGCTCCTCGCCCAAGAGCAGGGGCACGATGAACAGGCTCTCCGCCTGGCTTCCGATGCGGTGAAGCGCATCGAGACCGACCTCGGCCCTGACACAGAGGAGGTGGTCCTGCCACTGACCATCCGAGGCAAGATTCACTTGCGGGCCCGTCGCCATCCGGAGGCGCGGCGCGACCTGCAGGCCGCGCTGAAGCGGGAGGAGAAGATTTGGGGCCCGGAAGGCAAGCACATGGGGACCGTGCTGTTGTCCCTCTCCGAGCTGGCCTTGGCGACTCAATCGCCCAAGGAGGCACTGGCCTCCTGTGTGCGCGTGCAAATGTTCGTGCTCCGGACCCAGGGTGATCGGACCCTGGCGGCAGCGAACGCCTTATCCTGTCGTGGCGAGGCGCATCTCGCGATGGGGACCGCGTCGGATGCGATCCAGGTGCTCGAGCGTGCGTGGGGCATCCATCAGAATTTGGGCGCCCCCCAGGACCCCAAGGTCGTGGGCAAGACCGCCTTCCTGTTGGCCCGCGCATACCTGGAGGTGAAGACCTCACCGGACCGGGCGAAGGCGCTCGCGATGGCCGAGGAATCGCGGAGCCTCTTTGCATCCGTGAGCAGCAGGGCCCAGACGGAGCTCAAGGAGGTCGAGGCCTGGCAGAAGCGTGAGGCCCGGCCATGACCGGGAGATCACTCGTGGCGCTCCTGCGCCAACGTCTGCCAAGAGAACGGCACGGGGAGCTGGCACCCACAGAGGAACTCGAGGCGTTGTTGCGGCAGCACGTTGGCGCGGCGTGGGCGCAGTGGCCCATGTTACAGGTGCCAGTGGAGACCTTCCTGGGGCACATTGCCGGGCACCTGCCCTCGGGCAAGGTCCTGCAGGTGATGAAAATCCTCCACGGCTCGGACCTGTATCTCGCGTGTGCATGCGCCCAGGGAGAAACACGGGCGCTCCAGGCCTTCGAGCAACACGTCCTCAGGCGGGTCCCCGCCCGGCTGGGGAGGCTGTCACCCAACATCGTGGAGGAGTCCGTGCAGTGGGTGCGCAAGCGGCTCCTGGTCGGCAGCGCGCATGCGCCCCCCAGGATTGCCGGCTACGGAGGGCGAGGGCCCCTGCTCACCTGGGTCGCCATCATCGCCGCGCGCATCGCGGGGGACCTCGCGGGGATGCATGGGCGTCAGCGGCCCGTCGCGGAGCAACGCGTGGGTTCTCCATGGACCGGCTGACGCGCAGGTATGGTGGCCCTCGTTCAGCGCTTGCGCGACGGGGCCCCCCGCGCGACTCGCCACTGCCTTGAAGCCCTGGCCAGGAAGTCGATGTCACTCATGCGAAAAAACGAGATTGAAAGCGACATCGTTGATTGCTCGAGCGTTCTTCGTTGGGGGGGGACCCACCGATGATGCAGCAGTGCCCGCAGGAATCGACTCTGACGGACCTCCTCTCCGGCGTGCTGGCCGAGGAGCAGCGCGTCCAAGTCCTCGCTCATGTCGAGGCGTGTGAGTCCTGTCGATGGGCCCTGGCCGCGGGAGGAGGGACCGCGACGCAGGTCACAGGTTCGCCCCCTTCAGGGAAGCCGTCGCCCTTCCGCGCCCTGGCGCCTGGCACCCAAGTCTCCCGCTACATCGTGAGGGAGAAGCTGGGGGCGGGGGCGATGGGGGTGGTGTACGCGGCGGATGACCCGGAGCTGGGGCGCCGCGTCGCGCTCAAGATGCTGCACCCCGAAGGCAGCCACAAATCCAAGTTGCAGCAGCGCCTGCTGCGCGAGGCCCAGGCGCTCGCGCGGCTCTCACACCCCAACGTCGTCACCCTCTACGACGTGGGCACTCACGGCGACGGCATCTTCCTCGCGATGGAGCTCATCGAGGGCGTCACCCTGGGGGAGTGGATGCGGCGGCGCCATCCCTGGGAGGAGGTCCTCCAGGTCTTCCTCGATGCGGGCAAGGGACTGGAGGCCGCGCATTCGGCGGGGCTGGTGCATCGGGACTTCAAGCCCGCGAACATCCTGATGGGGAACGACGGGCGCGTCTTCGTGACGGACTTCGGCATCGCCCGCTCCCTCAACCCGAACCCGGAGGAGGACTCCGAGAGCGCGGACCCCATCGAGGTGATGGCTCAACCCGCGGACCCGCTCACGCTGACGGGACAGATTCTGGGCACGCCCGCCTACCTCGCGCCGGAGCTGGTCCAGGGGCAGCGAGGGGATGCCCGCTCCGACGAGTTCAGCTTCTGCGTCGCGCTCCATGAAGCGCTCTTCGGAGAGCGTCCGTTCCGGGGGAGCACGCTGCAGGAGCTGGCCGAGGCCGCGCGACAGGGGAAGGTGAGCCCGCCGAAGAACCGGGGAAATGTTCCGACCCATATCCAGCGCGCCATCCGCCAGGGGCTCAGCGCCAGACCCGAGGACCGCTTCCCGACCATGCGGGCCTTGCTCGCGGCGCTCGCGCCTCCACCGCGCCGGAAGCACGCGAGGATTCTCGGCACGCTGCTCCTGGCGAGCGTCGTGGGCGCCGTCGTGGCCTATGGGGTGACGTTGCGTCAGCGGGAGACGACCTGCGTGATGGAGGCGGAGAAGTCGCTGGTCGCGTGGAGCCCCGAAAGGCGCGAGCAGGTGCATGCGGCCTTCCTCGCCACGGGCGAGAGCTATGCCCCGCGGGCCTGGTCCGAGCTCTCCATGTTCCTGGATGCCTACACCGCGCAGTGGAGAGCGCTTCGCACGGAGGCCTGCGTGGCCGCGAAGTCGAAAGATGCGCTCGAGGCGCAGCGGACTTCCGCCTGCCTCGATGCGCTGCTCTGGCAGCTCGCCGCCACCACGGAGGTGTTGCAGAAGGCGGACGCAACGACCGTGCAGAACACCCGGCAGCTCACCTCGTCGTTCAAGAGCCTCACCAGTTGCAGCGATACCCAAGCCTCCAGCCGTCCCCAGCCACCGGACGGGCTTCGTCGCCAGGTGGATGCGGTTCGAAACAAGCTGGCGCAGGTCCGAGCCCATCATCTGGCGAATCGGCTCGCCGAGGGCCTCGAGCTGTCGTCAGCGCTTCTCGATGAACAAAAGGCCATTGGCTACAAGCCACTGGAGGCGGAGGTGACGTTCGCGCACGGTCGCCTCCTGGACTTCATCGGCAGGCAGAAGGAGGCCATTCCGTTTCTCTACCAGTCCCTGTGGGCCGCGGAGACCGCGCGCGACGACGAGAGCGCCGCACGTGCCTGGGTGGAGCTCCTCGCGCTGGAGGGAGAGCAGATGACCACTCGGCCCGACGAGGTGGAGAAGATCGTCCAGCACGCACGGGCCGCGGTCGGCCGGCTGGGCCGGGAGCGATTCCCAGACATCACGGCGGACCTGCATCTGCACCTGGCGATGCTCCGGCGGCAGGCAGGCCAGCTCTCCGAGGCGGAACAGGAGGCACTCCAGGGGGTGGAGCTCTCTCGCAGGGACAAAACCCCCGGCAACCTCCGAACTCCCAATCTCATGCACGAGCTGGGGCAGGTCTACTCCGCCCAAGGACGCTACGATGAATCGCTGAAGATCCACCAACAGGCGCTGGAGATACGAGAGAAGCTGCTGGGCCTCAACAACTCCGCGCTCGTGACGTCCTACAACCGGGTCGCCTCCGTATCGATGGCGGTGGGTCAGCGAGCCATGGCTCGCAGTGCCTTGAACAAGGCCCTGGCGCTCCAGGAATCCTCCTCCACTCCGGAGACCAGCCCCATGGGGACGACGCTGCTGAACCTGGGATTGATATCGCGCGTCGAAGGCCGGACCGAGGAGGCTCGACGCCATTATGACCGGGCCCAGCGCATCCTCGAGCGGATTCGGGGTCGCACCAGCACCAACGTGGTCAACGTCCTCACGGAGAAAGCCCTCCTCGCGCATGAACAGGGGCAGGAGGAACAGGCCCTCGCACTGGCGTCCGATGCCGTGAATCGCGTCAAGGAAGCACAGGGCTACAACACCGCGAGCCTGGTCCCTCCCCTGGTCATCCGGAGCCGGATTCACCTGGCGGCGCGTCGCTACACGGAGGCCCGTGGCGACCTGCTGGAGGCACTGGCGATGGAGGAGAAAGTCAACGGCAAGGAGGGCAAACAGATAGTGGCCGTGCTGTTGCCCATGGCCCAGCTGGCGCTGGCGACCCAACCACCGCGCGATGCACTGGACTACTGCGCACGGGCGCGAAGAGTCGCGGCGAAGGTGCAAGGCGAGGGGTCCCCGGAGACAGCGGACGCCCTGTCCTGCATGGGGGAGGCGCGTCTCGCGATGGGAAGTGCCTCGGAGGCCGTCCCGCTGCTCAAACATGCGCGGTGGCTCCACATGAAATCGGGTGAGCCCAAGGACCCCAAGTCCGCGGGGAGGACTTCCTTCCTGTTGGCCCGTGCCTACCTGGAGACAGACAAAGCGCCGGACCGGGCGAAGGCACTCGCGACGGCCAAGGAAGCGCGAAGCTTGCTTGCATCCGTGGGCACCAGGGCGCAAACGGAACTCAAGGAGACAGAGGCCTGGCAGCAACGAGAGGCCCGGCCATGACCGGGGGCACCTCGTCTACGCCCCCTCCACCAGCGCCGCCTGCTGAGGCAGGGTGAACCAGAACGTGCTCCCCCGCCCCGGAGCACTCACCACACCCAGCTCTCCCCCGTGCGCCTGCACAATCTCCTTCGCGATGGAGAGCCCCAGCCCCGCGCCGCCCACGGGCGCTCCCGGCGCGCGGTAGAACTTCTCGAAGATGCGCGCCTGCTGCTCCAGCGCGATGCCTTCTCCCGAGTCGCGAACCTCGAAGCGCACCCGCGTCCCCTCCCGAGCCACCCGCACCTCCACCTCGCCCCCCGCGGGCGTGTGCTTCACCCCGTTCCCCACCAGGTTGCCCAACACCAACCCCAGCCGGTCCGGGTCCACGTCCACCGACTCCGCATCCAGCTCCACCCGCCGAGACAGCCGCACCCCGCGCTCCTCCGCCACGGAGCGCTGCGAGTCCAACGCCGACTCCACCAGCTCCTCCGTGGACACCCGCCGCACCTCGAGCTGGAGCTGCCCCGCCTGGATGCGAGACAAATCCAACAAGTCATCCACGATGCCCTGCAATCGCTCACAGTCCTCGCGAGCCGCGAACAGCAGGTCCGCCTGCTTCTCCGTCACCGGCCCCACCACGCCCTCCGCCACCAGGTGCACCGCCATCCGCAGCGATGTCAGCGGCGTGCGGAACTCATGCGCCACCGTGGCCACCAAATCGTTCTTCAGCTCGTCGAACCGCCGCAGCCGCGTCACGTCCTGGAGAATCACCGTCGCCCCCACCACCTCCCCCGTCTCGCCATACACGGGACTGCCGCGAGGCAGCAGCCACCGGTCTCCATCCGCCAACGCCACCCGCACCGCCTCCTCGTACCCCCGAGGCTGATACGCCCCCTTCCCTCCCAACACATGGCCGCGCACCCGTTCCAGCACCTCGCGAGCCTCCGGCAACACCCGCCCCAACACATCCCCGCCGCCCTCGAGCGACAGCTTCAGCACGTCCTCCGCCGAGCGGTTGACGTTGAGCAACGCCCCATCCGAACCGAACACCACCACCGGGTCCGGCAGGCTGTCGATGGCCGCCTGTGACGCGGACTGCGCCTGGAGCAGCTCCCCCAGACTGCTCTGCCGATACTGCTGAAGCGCCTCCGCCATCGAGTTGAAGTCCTGGCCGAGCTGCGCGATTTCATCCTGCCCCTCCACCACCGCGCGCGCCGCGTAGTCGCCCTTCCCCAGCCGCTGCACCGCCTGCGACAGCACCGACACGGGCCGCAGCGCCCGATGCGTCAGCGACGTGGACGCGAACAACCCCACGCCAAACGCCGCCAGCACCGCCAGCACCATCAGCGTGTTCACCCGGTCGCTCTGCCGGCGCAGCTCCTCGCTCTTGTGCACCATCGCGTCCTGGTTGAGCGCGAGAATCGCCGACGCCGAGGCCTTCACCTCCAGGAAGAGCGGCTCCACCGCGCGGAAGTACGCCGCCTTGCGCTCCTCCTGCGTGGGCATCGCGAGGAACGCGTCATACGCCACCAGGTAGCGCTCCCAGCCCGCGCGCAGCCCGCGCGTGGACTCTTCCTCCCCGGGCTCGGTGACGTTGCCCTCCTGCAAGCGCAGCTCGGACTCGAATCCCTGACGCTGTCCGGCCTGCTGCGCCACCCCCCGCGCGAACTCCCCCGCGACGACGAACAGCGCCGCGCTGTCCATCCGCTCCAACTGCTCGCTCATCCGCTGCGTCGCCAGCACGCTGCGGTAGTTGTCCTGAAGAATGCGCTGCCCCGAACGCCCCAGCCGGGCCAGCGTGACGACCGCCACCACGCCCACCAACACCAGCGCGAGCGCCAGGGGCGCCTGGGCCAGGAGCAACCGCTGCCGCAGCGTCATGGGCGCTTCTCCTCATCAGGCGCATGGAAGGCCACGACGTGGATGTCGAAGCCCTCCCCCTCGCGCAACAGCCGCACATCCGCCGCGCGCCCCACCGCCCGCTTCCACCAGGGCTGATGCGAGCGGCCCACGATGATGTGCCCCACGCCATGCGAGCGCGCGAAGTCGAGAATCGCCTCCACCGGGTCCCTCGAGCGCAGCCGCACCACCTCCGCGCCCAGCTCCTTCGCCTTCTCGATGTTCGCCAGCAGGTGCCGCTGCGCCTCCGAGTCGATGAGGTGCGGCGCCTCGCGCGGCGTCTCCACGTACACCACGAACCAGTCCGTGTTCAGCCGGCCCGCCAGGCGGGAGCCTCGGCGCAACAGCGTCGCCGCGCGAGGGGGATGGCTGGACAGCGCCACCAGCACCCGCCCCCACTCCGCGCCCTTCTGCTGCGCGTCCTCACCTTGGCGCGAGGACTGTCCGGCGGTGGCGCGGTCCAGGCTCTCCGCCACCTCGCGCAGCGCCAGCTCGCGCAGCGTGGACAGATTCTCCCCCTTGAAGAAGCTCTCCAGCGCGCGAGGCACCTTGTCCTCCGCGTAGATTTTCCCCGCGCGAAGCCGCTCGTGCAGGTCCTCCACCGCCAGGTCCAGGTTCACCACCTGGTCCGCGCCCTTCAGAAAGCTGTCGGGCAGCGTCTCGCGCACGACGACGCCGGTGGTGCGCTCCACCAGGTCATTGAGGCTCTCCAGGTGCTGCACGTTGAAGGCGCCAATGACGTTGATGCCCGCGTCCAGCAGCTCCTGCACGTCCTGGTAGCGCTTGCGGTGCCGGCACACCGGCAGGTTGGTGTGGGCCAGCTCATCCACCACCGCGACCTGGGGCTTGCGCGCCAGCACCGCGTCCAGGTCCATCTCCTCCACCGTGACGTCGCGATACGTGTGCTTCTTGCGAGGCACCACCTCCAGGCCCTCGACGAGGGCCTCGGTCTCCTGGCGGCCGTGGGTCTCCACGAAGCCCAGCACCACGTCCACGCCCCGGCGCTTGAGCGCGCGGGCCTCCTCCAGCATGCGGTACGTCTTCCCCACGCCGGCCGCGAAGCCGATGTAGAGCTTGAGCCGGCCGCGCCGTCCCCGCTCCACCAGCTCCAGGAAGTCCTCCGCACGCGAGCGTCGCGTCGTCATCGTCACCCTCGGACCTCCACGGCGGAGGCGCGAGCCAGAATGCCCGCGCCTCCCAGTGAATGCATGAAGAGAATCACCCGCGTCACGGAGGCCCCGCGACTCCCGTGGGTGCCACCGGCTCCGCCGCGAGCCGCCCGAACTGCCGGTCCAGCGCCAGGTTCAGCAGCAACACATTGACGCGAGGCTCCCCCAGCACGCCCAGCGTCCGCCCCTCCTCGTGCGAGGCCACGACGGCCAGCACGCGCTCGGGCGCCACGCCCCGCGCCTTCGCCACCCGCGGCGCCTGCCAGCGCACCGCCGCCGGAGACAGGTGCGGGTCCAGGCCCGAGCCCGACGCGGTGACCAGCTCCCCGGGCACCTCGCCCGGGGCCTCCGGGTTCTCGCGGCGCAGGCGCTCGGCCTCCGCCACCACCCGGTCCCTCAACTTCTGCGACGTCGGCCCCAGGTTGCTGCCCGAGGACGCCGCCGCGTCATACCCAGCACCCGCCGCGGACGGACGGGGCTGGAAGTAGCCGCCTCGGGTGAAGCCCTGGGCCAAGAGCGCGCTGCCCACCACCTGGCCCTTCTCATCCTTCACCAGCGAGCCACGGGCCTCGTTGGGAAAGAGGAGCTGGGCCACGCCGGTGACGGCGAGCGGATACAGCAGACCGGTGAGCACCAGGGTGACGACACAGGCGCGCAGCGCGGTGACAAGAGTGGAGAACATGATGACAAGTCCTTTCGCTGTCCTCAGGACAGGCCCACCGCGGTGAGCAACACGTCGAGCGCCTTGATGCCGACGAAGGGAACGATGACGCCGCCCAGCCCGTAGATGAGCAGGCTGCGCCGCAGGAGTGCCGCCGCGCCCAGCGGGCGGTAGCGCACGCCGCGCAGCGCCAGCGGGATGAGCGCGACGATGATGAGCGCGTTGAAGATGACCGCCGCCAGAATCGCGCTGAAGGGCGACGTCAGGCCCATCACGTTGAGCGGCGCAATCTGCGGGAACACTCCCATGAACAGCGCCGGAAGGATGGCGAAGTACTTCGCCACGTCGTTGGCGATGGAGAACGTGGTGAGCGTGCCCCGGGTCATCAGGAGCTGCTTGCCCACCTCCACCACCTCCAGCAGCTTGGTGGGGTTCGAGTCGAGGTCCACCATGTTCCCCGCCTCCTTCGCCGCCTGGGTGCCGGTGTTCATCGCCACGCCCACGTCGGCCTGGGCCAGCGCGGGGGCGTCGTTGGTGCCGTCGCCCGTCATCGCCACCAGCTTGCCCTTGCCCTGCTCGGTGCGGATGAGCGCCAGCTTGGCTTCGGGGGTGGCCTCGGCGAGGAAGTCATCCACGCCCGCCTCGCGAGCAATCGCCGCCGCGGTGCGCGGGTTGTCGCCCGTAATCATCACGGTGCGGATGCCCATGGCCCGGAAGCGGTCGAAGCGCTCCTTGATGCCGCCCTTCACCACGTCCTTCAGGTGGACGATGCCCAGCAGCCGAGCCCCATCCGCGACCGCCAGCGGCGTCCCACCCGCGTCGCCAATCCGGCCCGCGGCCGAGGCCAGCTCGGACGGCACCGAGCCTCCCTGCGCCTGCACATGCTTGATGATGGCGTCCACCGCGCCCTTGCGGATGCTGCGCGGGTTCGGGTCCACCAAATCACAGCCGCTCATGCGCGTCTGCGCGGTGAACGGGACGAACGTCGCGTGATGCGCCAGGAGCTCGCGAGGCCGCATCTTGTACGTGTCCTTCACCAGCGTGACAATGGAGCGGCCCTCGGGCGTCTCGTCCGCCATGCTCGCCAGCTGCGCCGCCTCCGCCAGGTCCTCCATGCGGACACCCGGCATGGGCAACAGCTCCGTGGCCATGCGGTTGCCCAACGTAATCGTGCCCGTCTTGTCGAGCAGCAGCGTGTCCACGTCTCCCGCCGCCTCCACGGCGCGGCCGCTCATGGCCAGCACGTTCTTTCGCAGGAGCCGGTCCATGCCCGCGATGCCGATGGCGCTCAGCAGGCCGCCGATGGTCGTCGGGATGAGGCACACCAGCAGCGCCACCACCGCCGTGCCCGACAGCCCCACGCCCGAGTAGAGCGCCAGCGGCACCAACGACACACACGCCAGCAGGAAGACCACCGTCAGGCCCACCAGCAGGATGTGCAGCGCCACCTCGTTGGGCGTCTTCTGCCGCGCCGCGCCCTCCACCAGCCCAATCATCCGGTCCAGGAAGGACTCGCCCGGGTTGACGGCGATGCGCACCACGATGCGGTCCGACAGCACCTTCGTGCCACCCGTCACCGCCGAACGGTCTCCACCAGACTCGCGGATGA is part of the Myxococcus landrumus genome and encodes:
- a CDS encoding protein kinase domain-containing protein; this translates as MSPGTRVSRYVVRAKLGAGAMGVVYAADDPELGRRVALKMLRPEGNHKAKLQQRLLREAQALARLSHPNVVTLFDVGMHDDGIFLAMELIDGVTLKEWMQRRHPWEEVLQVFLDAGKGLEAAHSAGLVHRDFKPANVLMGNDGRVFVTDFGIARSLDQNSEEDFEKPSSLEIKLQPSDPLTQTGQILGTPAYLAPELVHGQRGDARSDEFSYCVALHEALFGERPFRGNTLHELAEAARRGKVTSPQEGGTVPPHVLRALRQGLSGRPEDRFPTMRALLAALAPLPRRKHERIFGAVLLTGVLGAVATYGVVEYQRKATCAVEVEKSLVAWGPVQREQMHEAFLATGVFYASQAWSDLAITLDAYTAQWRALRTESCMAAKGEDAHQAQQTSACLDARLWQFAAITNVLQKADTPTVQNARQIAASLEGLSGCRDAQGFSSRPQPPDGLRPQVDAVRSKLVQVRTHHLANRLTEALALSTTLIEEQQGIGYKPLEAEVFLSHGMLLSSLGNTKEAEKFIYPALWAAEAAHDDETAARAWLEVVTLEAGAPRARPDEVEKLIQHARAAVARLGRERFPDITTDLHISLATIRRMHGQLFEAEREALEGLDFARERLAADNLRIPHLIHELGQIDSIQGNNKAALQSHRQALELREKILGPNNSALATSYNQIAHVSFMLGLRAEAVQASNKALAHLEASSSQGMSVMATTLVNLARIARIEGRAEEAQHQLDRASQLLERMRAPDHISVVHVLTEQALLAQEQGHDEQALRLASDAVKRIETDLGPDTEEVVLPLTIRGKIHLRARRHPEARRDLQAALKREEKIWGPEGKHMGTVLLSLSELALATQSPKEALASCVRVQMFVLRTQGDRTLAAANALSCRGEAHLAMGTASDAIQVLERAWGIHQNLGAPQDPKVVGKTAFLLARAYLEVKTSPDRAKALAMAEESRSLFASVSSRAQTELKEVEAWQKREARP
- a CDS encoding serine/threonine-protein kinase gives rise to the protein MMQQCPQESTLTDLLSGVLAEEQRVQVLAHVEACESCRWALAAGGGTATQVTGSPPSGKPSPFRALAPGTQVSRYIVREKLGAGAMGVVYAADDPELGRRVALKMLHPEGSHKSKLQQRLLREAQALARLSHPNVVTLYDVGTHGDGIFLAMELIEGVTLGEWMRRRHPWEEVLQVFLDAGKGLEAAHSAGLVHRDFKPANILMGNDGRVFVTDFGIARSLNPNPEEDSESADPIEVMAQPADPLTLTGQILGTPAYLAPELVQGQRGDARSDEFSFCVALHEALFGERPFRGSTLQELAEAARQGKVSPPKNRGNVPTHIQRAIRQGLSARPEDRFPTMRALLAALAPPPRRKHARILGTLLLASVVGAVVAYGVTLRQRETTCVMEAEKSLVAWSPERREQVHAAFLATGESYAPRAWSELSMFLDAYTAQWRALRTEACVAAKSKDALEAQRTSACLDALLWQLAATTEVLQKADATTVQNTRQLTSSFKSLTSCSDTQASSRPQPPDGLRRQVDAVRNKLAQVRAHHLANRLAEGLELSSALLDEQKAIGYKPLEAEVTFAHGRLLDFIGRQKEAIPFLYQSLWAAETARDDESAARAWVELLALEGEQMTTRPDEVEKIVQHARAAVGRLGRERFPDITADLHLHLAMLRRQAGQLSEAEQEALQGVELSRRDKTPGNLRTPNLMHELGQVYSAQGRYDESLKIHQQALEIREKLLGLNNSALVTSYNRVASVSMAVGQRAMARSALNKALALQESSSTPETSPMGTTLLNLGLISRVEGRTEEARRHYDRAQRILERIRGRTSTNVVNVLTEKALLAHEQGQEEQALALASDAVNRVKEAQGYNTASLVPPLVIRSRIHLAARRYTEARGDLLEALAMEEKVNGKEGKQIVAVLLPMAQLALATQPPRDALDYCARARRVAAKVQGEGSPETADALSCMGEARLAMGSASEAVPLLKHARWLHMKSGEPKDPKSAGRTSFLLARAYLETDKAPDRAKALATAKEARSLLASVGTRAQTELKETEAWQQREARP
- a CDS encoding sigma-54-dependent transcriptional regulator; translated protein: MRVLVVDDERNIRHTLRVCLEGFGCEVREAATPEAALAALAQGPADLAFVDLRLGTASGLDLLPRLLAESPNLDVVLITAYATFDTAVEAVRRGARDYLPKPFTPAQIRHVLDRSREHRALSSQLESLEGQLAQAVPEATLETASPVMHAAIGLVSRAATADAAVLLRGESGTGKGVLARALHSMSSRRRRPFVTVNCPTLSEQLLASELFGHVRGAFTGAVKDQPGRVEQAEGGTLFLDEIAEMSPSLQAQLLRFLQEKQFERLGEGRTRKADVRVVAATNRDLEKDVAEGRFREDLFYRLNVIEVKLPALRERPEDLLPLARRFVTFFAKTAQRPVTPELSPATERMLLAYPWPGNVREMRNAVERALIVWPAGVLEPQAFPERIAAAAGSVVTLGGPHTLEEVEREHTLRVMASAPTLDEAAKVLGIDASTLWRKRKKYESGT